The DNA region ACATTGCCTGACACCTATGAGTTCGTTCCTCGGGTCCTATTCGGGGTCGCGGCTCATTACGGAACGGGAAACTACTTTGGGGGCACCATTGGACAGCAACAAATCAAGTCGAGACGATTCCGATACGATTGGGCCGATCATCGCCCCAGTGATGGCTGCCGCCGACCCGGAAGCGACTGAGATCCATTCTGTTCCGGTGGCCGAGGTGGCCGACCCCGATGCCACCGAGGTCATCGCCCTTCCCGACTGGCGACTAGGGGAGCCCCACTCTGACCCTTGCAATCCGGCCGCCGGCAGCACCCAGCTCTCTGACCGGCCGGTGTCGGCACGTGTGGGTTGGCTGCAACGACTCATTAATGAGGTCGTGGGCTTCGTGTTCTGGCAGCGGATCTTCAGCCGATTCGAGAGATCGGAGAAATGGCAGCGCCTTGTTCGACTACTGGGGTCTCGAAAATTCCGTCGTCATCTCCCGAAGGCGGCAGCCGTTGCGGCGTTGTTGAGCCTCGTACTCGGTGTCGTTGCCGCCGCGGAGTCGCAGGGTGGGAGCCAGGAGGCCAGCGCAGAGACGGAGATCTCCGAGCCTTCGGAGACACAAAGCTACGACGACGTGACATCCAGCCAGTACGGATCGACTACGCCTGCTATTGGTCTCGCCGACACCTCGCTGACACCGAGCGATATGCCGGTGCCTGTCGACACCCTAGGGCCCGACCCGGCCGGAGGTCCTGCTGAAGAGGTTCCCGGTATTGGCGATTCGCCCGTGATGACGGATCCAGTTCAGCCGACCACCACACCGGACACGACTACTAGCGTGCCTCCTACAACCACGGATACGCCGACCACATCGGTTGGACCCAGCGTGTCCATCAGCATGAGCGCGACCCTGTCCTTGGGGGCCACACCGCAATTCGACCCTGGGCAAACACTTCCCACCACGGTAACGGTCACCCAGGACCCGGTTACAACAACGACGACGGTCACAGTGACCGCTGACACCCCGGGGGTATCCACCGTCCTTCCGTCAGCTGCTTCCCCATCGGTGTCGGCACCAGCTACGACGTCGCCTACCGCGGTGACTACAACCACGCCCCCTGCCACGACGACGCCGTCTCCGATTACCACCACAGTTCCGCCCACGACTCAGTTGCCGTCAGCTTCGACCGCTCCGCGGTGCAGTACCCCTCCCATGGCGACGAAGAAGTCCATACAGCCACTAGTAACGGCGACGGTCGCACATCCTCCCAGTTCGAGCTCGCAGCGTTCGATACCGTCAACCACCATTTCGGCCTCGAAGCCATCCACCACGCCGCGACCGACCACCACCCGGCCCACGACCACTACTCGGCCATGCAGCTAGCGACCCGTCACGAAAGCAACTGTGCACAAGTGGATTCCGACAGAAGCGCGACGCAGCCTTGGTTTCGACAGCGATGCCGCATTTCGGCAGCAACTCGCTTGTCCCTATTGCTCTCAGCAGTCGTGGTGGCTGTCGCCGGATGCGGCGCAGAAGCGGGCCGAATTCCCGATGCCGTCGCGCCAGACTACGTTGGTCAGCTTCCTGCCATCCGTCTGGACTCAGTGGGCAACAGGCTCGACCAGCTTCACGATTGGGCACGACCGCGAGCCAACAAGCACGGCATACCGGAACGGGCGCTGCAGGCCTACGGCTATGCGGCCGTGGTGATGGCCAAAGCCCAACCAGGTTGTCATCTAGGTTGGACCACGCTTGCCGGGATCGCTCGTGTGGAAAGCGATCACGCACGATTCCGGGGCGCAACCATCACCGCCGACGGGTCAGTGCTGCCACCGATTCGGGGTGTCGCGCTGAACGGCACCGACGGCAACGCCGTCATCCTTGATCCCGCCGCCACGTCCCGAAGCGGGCAAGTCGTATACGCACGAGCGATGGGACCATTTCAGTTCATCCCAGACACCTGGAAACGTTGGGGCATTCGAGCATCCACCGACTACGGCGCCCTCGCTTCCGCTCTCGAATCGGCCAAACCGGTTGCTATCCCGGACCTTTCGGGAAGTCCGGATAATATCGACGATGCGGCGCTGGCTGCCGGCCGCTATCTCTGTGCGTCCGGCGGGGACCTGGCCACCGCGAGGGGCTGGCGCCAAGCCATCCTCGCCTATAACCACTCCTCGGCCTACGTCACCCAAGTGCGCACCGCCGCAAAAGGTTACGACGGCTGAGTGGCCTGTCGTAGCAGGGACGAGCTTAATCAAGCAGCAAGCTGCAAATTCGTCAGCACATACCGATCTCTTCCTGTTCCGCCTCGTATGGGGCATAACTCTTTATTGGGGAAATGAAAACTCGATTGTGGAAGCACGTGTGGTCGAACACCCCGCGCGCGAATATGGCTTAGTGTCGCGGTCGCGATCCTGGCGGTGGCTTTGACGGCCCAGACGGTTCACGTGATCGTGACGCCGACATCGGCGAACAAGCATGTGATTGATGCGGCGCGGAATATGCCGTTGATGAAACCGGTCGACAGCAAGAAGACTCCGAAGCGGGAACCGGAAAAGCCCTCACTTGTAGGTGATTTCCGGCCGTTGTTGGGTGCATCGCAGTCGGCGTTCGACTCGAAGACTTCGAAGGAGTCGGCGCGGACCGAGAAGTCGGTCGAGTACACCAACAAGGACGGCTCTCACTCGCTGGTGTTGTCGCAGACTCCGGTGAGCGTGTCCGATGGCCGGGGCGGTTGGCAGGCGATGGATACACGTGTTGTGGATAAGCCGAACGCGAAGGCTTCCGTGGCTCGCGATGGTTCGCACGCGCAGTTTGCGCCGACGGCGGACGATCCGAAGCTGGTCGAGGTCGACTCGGCCGGCGTCCAACTGTCGTTGTCATTGGACGGTGCGCGCAAGGCTTCGCGAAAGGTGAAGGATTCGACTGTCTCTTATCCGGAGGTCTTGTCGGGTCAGGATCTCGTGTACACGGTGGAGCCGGGTGCAGTCAAAGAAGCGGTCATCATCAAGAGCGCCAAGGCTGTTGGCGACAGCAAGTGGGTGTTCACCCTCAGGCTGGGCAACGGGCTGACGCCGAAGGTCGAGGGTGACAGCGTCGTTATCGCTGATGCTAAGGGTGAGCAGGTGGCGGCGTTGCCGCCGATCGAAGTATTCGACTCGGCCAACACGGGCAGCAAAGACAAGTCCAAGACCACCGCTCGCACTGGCGGCAAGTACTCCCTGGCTCGTAAGGGTGATGCATGGTCGTTGACGGTGTCGGTGGACAAGGGCTGGCTGACGGACAAGAAGCGCGTCTTTCCGATCACCGTTGACCCGACCTACACCTACGGATTCGGTGGCACTGCTGAAACCCGCGCCTACTCGTCCAACAACGCTCCTGCGTGTATTAACACGTGTGGTATCGAGGTTGGGAACCAGCCCTACCTGGGCTCGAACGTCTTCTGGCGGTCGGGTTTCCGATTCGACTTTACCCCGTTGTACGGGAAGGCGGTGGTGGGGGCGCGGATGGATTTCCAGCGCACCGGCACTACCGGCGTCTCTGCACCAATCAGCTCGAATCTGTATCAGGCTTCGAGCCCGCTCGGCTACAACGCGACCGGTACCCAGTTGGCGTCGGGGCCGATCGGCGATGTCGGGTCGATGCAGTCGCAGGCGTTGACTGACTACGTCTCCGGTCGGGTCGCTGCGAAGGACACTAATGCGTGGTTCCTGCTCTCCGGCGGGGAAACGAACGACCCCTCGTTCAAGGCCTTGAAGGCCAGCCTGATCGTTGATTACGGCACCCCGCCGCCGGCGACGACGCCGGTGAGTCCGGCCGATCAAGCGGTTATCGGTGCCGACAACCCGACGCTGTCGGTGAATCCAGTGACGAACCCGTCCGGTGATGCGACCTTGTATTGCTTCAAGATCTGGACTGGCGCTGATGGGATGTCCGGCTCGACGGTCGATTCGGGCTGCTTGACGACCCCGCAATGGACGGTTCCTCAGCATGTCCTGCATGACGGCGGCAAATACACCTGGACGGTTGTAACTGCTTTGTCGGGCGGGGTTACAATGACGACTCCACAGTGGCTCAACCATTTCCAGTTCGATGCACGCATGGGAGACTCGAAGGTCTCGCCGATGGATGAGCTTTCTGGTGTGAAGGTCAACCTGTACAACGGAAACCTATACGCCGAAGGTGGGGGACCGACGTTCCATTCGGTCGGCGGAGATGCAGGCGTGAAACTCGCCTACAACTCGCGGAGTGGGCTGCCTCAGGGTGTGCGGGCATCGTATTTCAACGACCCGACCCACACCGGCACCCCAGCGAAGACGCCGGTGATGGTGCGGACCGAGCCGCAGATCGACCTGGAAAAACACGGCTTGTTTGGACCGGTGTCGAACTTTCCAACTGGCGTAGATGTTCCGTTGGCCCCGGCGCTGGATCCGACCTGGTACGTGATCCGCTATGAAGGCATGTTCCAAGCGCCGGTCGGCGGTGACTATCGGTTCGACGCAGCGCATCAGGACGGTGCCCGGATCTGGGTGGATGGCAAGCTGGTCCTGGACGAACCGAACGCCAAGACTGCCGTCGCCGGCGCGTTCATGAACGCTGACGCAAAGTCTTCGCAGGACTTTACATTGGCTGCAGGGCAGCGGGTTTCGATAAAAGCTGAGGTGTATCACCGTAGTGCGGGTGTGGCGCCGATGATGGTCTTGTGCGTGCGTAGCGCCACTGGTCCCGCCACCGCGCGCTCGTTCAACTTGAGTCCCATGATCGCTCCATCCAGCATGTTGTTCTCAGCTGACGCGCCTCCCCTTCCAGGCGGGTGGACATTGTCGATGGCTGGTGCGAGGTACATCAAGGCCGAGCAGCTCGACGGGGCGGTGGTGTTGACCGATGGAACTGGCGCAAGCCATACCTGGTCGAAGGCATCGGAAGGTGGCTACATCCCGCCGGTCGACGAGGATGGGGTGCTGGCGTTCGATGCAAACGGCTTGATCACAGAGACCGAGAACGGCACCGCGTCGGTGTTCAACCCCGACGGCACATTGGCCACCGTCACGACTGTGGAGGACTCCAAGAAGCCGGCTGCGCTGCAGTACCTCTACAGTGGCTCACCCCCACGGCTGACCCAGATTAAGGATCCGGTATCGGGCCGCTCCCATCAGCTGTTCTACAACACTGACAAGAGCAACTCTTGCTATGGCGGAGCGTCCGGTCCTTCTGGCTCGGCATCGTCCGCGCCGCTGAACATGTTGTGCCGCATCAAGTACTGGGACGGCACAGAAACCCGGCTGTGGTACTCACTCGCCCAGACACTGGACCGGATCGAGAACCCGGGCGGCGAGGTACGGGATTTCATCTATACAGATGAGAGCACCGCCGTCGGGGCGGTGCAGCAGAATCGCGACGCGTTGACGGTTGCTTCCCTGATCGCCAGCGTCGGGCCGCTCTATCAGACACGCAGTGCTTTGATGAATGACTGGTTGGCAACACAGACCTCGTTCAGCGGCCAAGGCGACCGCACAACGATAGATTACGACGAGTTCCAGGACGCACCTTATGCGCCTTCAACGCTGCGGCCGATCGACATCACAAGTGCGGCAGCTGACGGCAGCAACAACAATGCGGCTGCGAGGTTGTATCGCATCTACAGCTACGATATTCCGAATAGAAGGGCGTACGTCTCGATCCCGGGGCTAGCGGTAAATCCGCCTGCCCGGACCGTCACATATGACGACGCCGGACGTGCCCTTTCATCGACTGACGCCAATCGTGTGACAACAACGACGGAATGGAATGCGCAGGACAAGGTGACTGCGTCTGTCGATGCTGCGGGTCGTCGCTCAACTACGGTCTACGACTACGCCGATCGGCCAGTTGATAACTACGGTCCTGCGCCCACTTCGTGCTTCAACGGTCAGACGCCGACTCCGGCGTGCAAGGCGACGGTTCAGCACACCCATTTGGGTTACGACGAAGGTATAGTCGGTCTCTCGGCGGCGCTGTACAGTAACCCAACATTGTCTGGGATTCCAGCAATCTGGCAGACCGGCGTCGGCACTCAAGACGGGTCTCTGTCGGCGAACTGGGGCGGTACCCCGCCAGTGGCGAACTCAGCTGGCTGGTCTGCGCGGTTCACCGGCGAAATCCAGTTCCCGTCATCGGGCACCTACGGAGTGGGTTTCACTGCGGTCGATGGTGTGCGGCTGTGGATCGACGACGTACGCGTTGTGGACAGCTGGACCGACAAGTCAAACGCCACAGTCTCCGGTTCGTACAACAACAGCACTGCTGGCAGTTGGCACCGTATTCGGGTTGAATATTACAACCGCAGCGGCAAGACCGGTGCGCTGAACCTAACTTGGGCCACACCAGGCAGCGGGGGGCTGGCGACCATCCCGGGCCAATACCTGCAACCGCGGTACGGATCGCCGACAAGCAAGGTTGATGACGATAGCTCTGGCGGCGGTACAGAGCGCGCACCTTCAGGCAAGACACTCACGAGCTATTCCGATCCGATCAACGGGATTGATCCGGTCTATGGTCTGGTGACCGCCCAGACCTGGGACCCGAGCGGTCTCAACCTGGTCGAGCACAATGCCTTTGAGAGCCCAGGCAACGGGTATCTGCGCAAGATCGCTGGTGCTCTTCCATCCGGTGACGTCACGAAT from Nocardia tengchongensis includes:
- a CDS encoding lytic transglycosylase domain-containing protein gives rise to the protein MQYPSHGDEEVHTATSNGDGRTSSQFELAAFDTVNHHFGLEAIHHAATDHHPAHDHYSAMQLATRHESNCAQVDSDRSATQPWFRQRCRISAATRLSLLLSAVVVAVAGCGAEAGRIPDAVAPDYVGQLPAIRLDSVGNRLDQLHDWARPRANKHGIPERALQAYGYAAVVMAKAQPGCHLGWTTLAGIARVESDHARFRGATITADGSVLPPIRGVALNGTDGNAVILDPAATSRSGQVVYARAMGPFQFIPDTWKRWGIRASTDYGALASALESAKPVAIPDLSGSPDNIDDAALAAGRYLCASGGDLATARGWRQAILAYNHSSAYVTQVRTAAKGYDG
- a CDS encoding PA14 domain-containing protein, translating into MALTAQTVHVIVTPTSANKHVIDAARNMPLMKPVDSKKTPKREPEKPSLVGDFRPLLGASQSAFDSKTSKESARTEKSVEYTNKDGSHSLVLSQTPVSVSDGRGGWQAMDTRVVDKPNAKASVARDGSHAQFAPTADDPKLVEVDSAGVQLSLSLDGARKASRKVKDSTVSYPEVLSGQDLVYTVEPGAVKEAVIIKSAKAVGDSKWVFTLRLGNGLTPKVEGDSVVIADAKGEQVAALPPIEVFDSANTGSKDKSKTTARTGGKYSLARKGDAWSLTVSVDKGWLTDKKRVFPITVDPTYTYGFGGTAETRAYSSNNAPACINTCGIEVGNQPYLGSNVFWRSGFRFDFTPLYGKAVVGARMDFQRTGTTGVSAPISSNLYQASSPLGYNATGTQLASGPIGDVGSMQSQALTDYVSGRVAAKDTNAWFLLSGGETNDPSFKALKASLIVDYGTPPPATTPVSPADQAVIGADNPTLSVNPVTNPSGDATLYCFKIWTGADGMSGSTVDSGCLTTPQWTVPQHVLHDGGKYTWTVVTALSGGVTMTTPQWLNHFQFDARMGDSKVSPMDELSGVKVNLYNGNLYAEGGGPTFHSVGGDAGVKLAYNSRSGLPQGVRASYFNDPTHTGTPAKTPVMVRTEPQIDLEKHGLFGPVSNFPTGVDVPLAPALDPTWYVIRYEGMFQAPVGGDYRFDAAHQDGARIWVDGKLVLDEPNAKTAVAGAFMNADAKSSQDFTLAAGQRVSIKAEVYHRSAGVAPMMVLCVRSATGPATARSFNLSPMIAPSSMLFSADAPPLPGGWTLSMAGARYIKAEQLDGAVVLTDGTGASHTWSKASEGGYIPPVDEDGVLAFDANGLITETENGTASVFNPDGTLATVTTVEDSKKPAALQYLYSGSPPRLTQIKDPVSGRSHQLFYNTDKSNSCYGGASGPSGSASSAPLNMLCRIKYWDGTETRLWYSLAQTLDRIENPGGEVRDFIYTDESTAVGAVQQNRDALTVASLIASVGPLYQTRSALMNDWLATQTSFSGQGDRTTIDYDEFQDAPYAPSTLRPIDITSAAADGSNNNAAARLYRIYSYDIPNRRAYVSIPGLAVNPPARTVTYDDAGRALSSTDANRVTTTTEWNAQDKVTASVDAAGRRSTTVYDYADRPVDNYGPAPTSCFNGQTPTPACKATVQHTHLGYDEGIVGLSAALYSNPTLSGIPAIWQTGVGTQDGSLSANWGGTPPVANSAGWSARFTGEIQFPSSGTYGVGFTAVDGVRLWIDDVRVVDSWTDKSNATVSGSYNNSTAGSWHRIRVEYYNRSGKTGALNLTWATPGSGGLATIPGQYLQPRYGSPTSKVDDDSSGGGTERAPSGKTLTSYSDPINGIDPVYGLVTAQTWDPSGLNLVEHNAFESPGNGYLRKIAGALPSGDVTNPDKRSVTTYYGDSELRANPCDSSSSPVNQAGLPKIVKAAKDGSGQANTAESVYDGAGRVVASRVNAEPWSCLSFDARGRVTEGSFPAQGSQPGRKITRNHMVNGNPLAKVETDESGTVATTFDLLGRVVSYTDASGVVTTTTYDGYGRQSSLTSTAKGVSSTVNFTWDAASRLLTVSLDGTTVATPGYDNVGQLQSVDYGNGSRLDAIARSDAGLVTALNWKTPSSLVTDAVNRSSHGRIIDETLTDSANSSSTYSNSYTYDGVGRLVAASVPHHQLSYAFASSGGCGPNAAAGADTNRTSFTDIWDGAAPANTTYCYDNVDRLLSTSGANPMSFDYDVYGNVTHINGDILGYDSTRRHVSTKTASGTNIAYTRDVADRLLARVVQGAPSGNGTTRFGYTSPTASNPQLILDGSGNLLQRVLTLSGGVVVTKTYGQGQASNWSYPNVQGSVLFTAGDNGARTSNIHLYDPYGQNIDPASGAIGDIPIPSTMQGGMDLGFLGQHTVPIEHLGSQQALEMGARTYLPVLGRFLQTDPVEGGSSNAYEYAKADPINNLDLTGKNVEPAHDGWLGDFWDGITGKNPSECVAPPPSKNTNPKTSTQTAPTTQNPGGQDNRGRDHIVLGMKAYGLEELTIKLGGRNLLNSLDWQNEVRMGGYRLSVGDPAMRISFALDGLPGKEGGYAMILETAILAKQFNTASYTQWELATLAEMGVLSQVDFYENQMPIPNPYVS